The DNA segment TTTAATACAGTAGAGATTGGAAGTCTTCAAAAAAGCTCCAAGTTAATGCTCGGTGCTCTTATGTTTATCGGGGCTTCTCCGGGTTCTACCGGAGGGGGAATAAAAACGGTTACTTTTGCTCTGATTGTCTTAGGGCTCATAGCACTGCTTAGAGGAAGCGCACAGATAAGAATTGCAAAACGCGCTATATCAATGCAGGTTTTTGAGAAGGCAATTGTAATCTTTGTCTTAAGTGTTGTCTGGATTTTTTTTGCAACTACGATACTCTCTATAACAGAGAGTAGGAGTTTTCTAGATGTGCTGTTTGAGGTTGTCTCTGCTTTTGGAACAGTAGGGCTCTCCTGCGGTATTACTGCTGGTTTGACCACAGTAGGCAAATTGATTATAATTTTAACTATGTTTTTCGGAAGGATTGGCCCAATGACTTTGGCTATTGCTCTCGCAAGGTGCGAGGAAGTGGATTTTAAACTTCCGGAAGAGAATGTCATGGTCGGCTAAGTTGACTATATAACTAGGAGATTGGTAATTATGAGACAGTATGCTGTGATAGGGCTTGGTAAGTTTGGCCGAAGCGTTGCTCTGACTCTTCTTGAAGATGGTGAAGAGGTAATAGGTATTGATTCCAATGAAGAGGTTGTAAAACAGCTTGCAGATAGACTGACGAATACTGTTGCAGTTGATGCTGCCAGCGAGAAAGCACTTACAAAATTAGGCATTCAGGATGTCGATGTTGCAATTGTCTCCGTTGGAAGTGATTTTGAGGCTAGCATCTTAATTACCCTTCTTCTAAAAGAGCTGGGCATTAAAGAGATTGTAGTCAAAGCAAACTTAGAAGGACAGGTAAAAGTTTTGGAGAAAATAGGGGCTACCAGAGTTATTCAGCCCGAGAGAGATATGGGTATACGGCTTGCAAAATCACTATCCTCTCCGCGTATCATAGACCATATTGAACTCTCCAGCGATTATAGCCTTTTAGAGATGTCTCCTCCCGAGGATTTTGTCGGTAAATCTTTAGGTGAACTGGATATCAGGGCACGGCACGGCTTGAATGTTATTGCGCTTAAACATGAAGGAGGCGAAGTAGATATATCTCCTCAGGCAGATCATTTGATAAAGAGAGGAGATCTCCTTGTGGTTATAGGTCAGAATGCTGATATAGAGAAGGTTAAGAAGAAAGCATGAATATAGAAGATCTCAGAGAGTTATATCAGGAGGCAGAGCTTAATCTTAATGAGGTTATAGACTTAAAAACCCTTGAAGAGGTAAATAACACCTATCTGGGCCGCAAGGGTAAGATAGCAGAGATTATCAAAAAGATTCCAGCTTTGCCGGAGAAAGAGAGGCCGCTTATCGGTAAAGAGGTCAATGTTCTTAAAAATCGTATTAGTAAAATTATCCGGGAAAAAGAGATTAACATTAAAGACAATCAGCCTACAGAGGTTAAAATAGATGTTACATTACCGGGAAGCAAGTTTGAATCCGGAACTCTTCATCCGATTACTCTTACAATACGAGAGATAGTCAAAATCTTTAAACATATAGGTTTTAGCTCGATAGACGGCCCGGAGATAGAGACAGACTACTTTAATTTTCAGGCTTTAAATATCCCCCAAGATCATCCGGCCCGGGATAGCTTTGCTACTTTTTACCTCTCTGACCGTAAATATCTTTTGCGGTCTCAGACCTCGCCTGTTCAGGTTAGAGTGATGCAGAAAGTTAAACCGCCTCTAAGAGTGTTATCTCCAGGAAAAGTTTTTAGACCCGATAACCTCGATGCCAGCCATTCTTTTATGTTTCATCAGATAGAGGGGCTGGTTGTAGATAGAGAGACTAACTTCTCACATCTTAAAGCCTCTTTGGGGTATTTTATAAAAGAGTTTTTTGGCCCTGAGACTAAGATGAGGTTTAGGCCCCATTACTTTCCTTTTACCGAACCTTCCGCAGAGGTTGATATCTCCTGTATTATCTGCGGCGGGGAAGGTTGCTCTGTATGCGGGCGGAAAGGTTGGCTGGAGATACTTGGAGCCGGAATGGTCCACCCCAACGTGTTCAAAGAGGTCGGTATTAACTCAGAAATTTTTCAGGGTTATGCATTTGGTATGGGTATAGAACGGATAGCGATGTTAAAGTATGGTATAAATGATATAAGGATATTTTTTAACAATGACATCAGGTTTCTGGAGCAGTTTTCATGAAAGCCCTTCTTTCCTGGTTAAAGGATTTTGTCGATATAGATATATCTCCCCAGGAGCTTTCTGCCTCTCTTACCATGATAGGATTAGAGGTTACATCGGTAGAGAGAATAGAAGAGAATGACTACCTTCTTGATATAGAGGTGACTCCCAATAGGCCAGACTGTCTCTCTATCTTAGGTCTGGCACGTGAAGTTGGACTGGCTTTAGATAAAAAAATAGAACATCCTAGAATTGTATTCTTGCCCAGAATATCGATTGCCTGTATAAAGGAGACAGGATTCGATATTACCATTGAAGACGGGGATGCCTGTCCTCGATATATCGGCAGAGTTCTCTTGGATGTTCGGGTTAGGCCGGCACCTGATTTTATTAAAGATAGACTGCAGAAAATGGGAGTGCGCTCTATCAACAATGTTGTAGATATAACCAACTATCTTTTGCTTGAATTAGGCCAGCCTATGCATGCTTTTGATTATGATAAAATTAAAGATCGTAAAATTATAATAAGAAGAGCCAGGAAGAACGAAAAGATCATAACTATAGATAAAGTAGAGAGAGAGTTAAGCCCAGAAGACCTTGTTATAGCTGATTCTAAACGGCCCGTTGCTCTTGCTGGAGTTATAGGAGGGCTGGAAACGGAAGTAACAGAGAAAACAAAAAATGTTCTTTTGGAGAGTGCGTATTTCAATCCGCTATTGATAAGAAGAACAGCTCAAAGGCATGGTCTGACGACAGACTCTTCTTACAGGTTCGAGAGAGGTGTAGATTTTGTTATGGTTGACTCTGCTTCTAAATGCGCTGTTGATTTAGTCTGTAAGCATGCATCAGATAGTCTGACCAAGTTGACTGTAGCAATAGATAAAACCAAGGACCTTATAAAGAAACAACTGCCTCTTTCGTCAAAAGTTGTACTGAAGTTTGAAGATATCGAGAAAAAAATCGGGACTCTTCCTTCTAGTTTCTGGATTCGTAAAAAAATTAAGAGTTTAGGTTGTGAACTATTGTCTATTTCAAAAGATATGATAAAGATAGGAGCTCCTATCTATAGAAGCGATTTAAACAGCAGTATAGACTACGTTGAAGAGATAGCGCGTATATACGGTTATAACAATATACCAGCCCAGGAACTTCCGGCTCTCAAAGTCTCTTCGGAGGAGGAGTTAAAAGAGTTCACCGGCGGCGGTTTTGAAAATAGAGTTAAAGACTACCTGGTGCGTGAGGGGCTGCATGAGACGATAAGCTATGCTCTCTTGTCTGAAGATGAAGCAGATAAGCTAGATTTTCCAAATATGATTTTTTTGGATAACCCCATAGTAAAGAGTTATTCCGTTCTAAGGCCTTCTATCATGCCTTCGCTTTTAAAGATAGCAGAGCATAATTTTAATCGTACGAATTATAATCTTGCCCTCTTTGAATTAGGTAAGGCCTATTCTTATTTTCAGCAGGAGCCTAAAGGGCCCAAGGAACCCAGAGAGGACAAGGCGGCAGCGATACTGCTTAGCGGTATTAAGTATCGAGATTGTTCTGGGCGGGAGTTAAAGTATACTTTTTTCGATCTTAAAACTATTATTGAAAGAATTTTGAATAATTTTGGTATCAGAGATTATGATATTATAATAGACCAAAACCGTCTTTATAACAACAGTTGCTCTGCAAAGATAATGCTTGGCAATTATAAAATTGCATCTCTCGGCAAAGCTTCTAAAGAGGCGAAAGATTATTATGGTTTAAAAAGGGAAGTCTATTTAGGTGAGATCATGCTGGATTTAGTAGAACACTCTAAAAGAGACGGCTCTATATATAGGGAGATATCTCAATAC comes from the Candidatus Kaelpia imicola genome and includes:
- a CDS encoding TrkA family potassium uptake protein, which codes for MRQYAVIGLGKFGRSVALTLLEDGEEVIGIDSNEEVVKQLADRLTNTVAVDAASEKALTKLGIQDVDVAIVSVGSDFEASILITLLLKELGIKEIVVKANLEGQVKVLEKIGATRVIQPERDMGIRLAKSLSSPRIIDHIELSSDYSLLEMSPPEDFVGKSLGELDIRARHGLNVIALKHEGGEVDISPQADHLIKRGDLLVVIGQNADIEKVKKKA
- the pheS gene encoding phenylalanine--tRNA ligase subunit alpha; this encodes MNIEDLRELYQEAELNLNEVIDLKTLEEVNNTYLGRKGKIAEIIKKIPALPEKERPLIGKEVNVLKNRISKIIREKEINIKDNQPTEVKIDVTLPGSKFESGTLHPITLTIREIVKIFKHIGFSSIDGPEIETDYFNFQALNIPQDHPARDSFATFYLSDRKYLLRSQTSPVQVRVMQKVKPPLRVLSPGKVFRPDNLDASHSFMFHQIEGLVVDRETNFSHLKASLGYFIKEFFGPETKMRFRPHYFPFTEPSAEVDISCIICGGEGCSVCGRKGWLEILGAGMVHPNVFKEVGINSEIFQGYAFGMGIERIAMLKYGINDIRIFFNNDIRFLEQFS
- the pheT gene encoding phenylalanine--tRNA ligase subunit beta yields the protein MKALLSWLKDFVDIDISPQELSASLTMIGLEVTSVERIEENDYLLDIEVTPNRPDCLSILGLAREVGLALDKKIEHPRIVFLPRISIACIKETGFDITIEDGDACPRYIGRVLLDVRVRPAPDFIKDRLQKMGVRSINNVVDITNYLLLELGQPMHAFDYDKIKDRKIIIRRARKNEKIITIDKVERELSPEDLVIADSKRPVALAGVIGGLETEVTEKTKNVLLESAYFNPLLIRRTAQRHGLTTDSSYRFERGVDFVMVDSASKCAVDLVCKHASDSLTKLTVAIDKTKDLIKKQLPLSSKVVLKFEDIEKKIGTLPSSFWIRKKIKSLGCELLSISKDMIKIGAPIYRSDLNSSIDYVEEIARIYGYNNIPAQELPALKVSSEEELKEFTGGGFENRVKDYLVREGLHETISYALLSEDEADKLDFPNMIFLDNPIVKSYSVLRPSIMPSLLKIAEHNFNRTNYNLALFELGKAYSYFQQEPKGPKEPREDKAAAILLSGIKYRDCSGRELKYTFFDLKTIIERILNNFGIRDYDIIIDQNRLYNNSCSAKIMLGNYKIASLGKASKEAKDYYGLKREVYLGEIMLDLVEHSKRDGSIYREISQYPAIERDISLVLPKSVAAAEVLSKIKDRDSLIQNVEIIDIYEGKQIEPGKKSLAVRIQFQSLERTLKDEEVDRIEAGIKGVLSEELSYQIRE